TAGCGCACGCGGATGGTGGTCCGCGCCGTCACAGCGCCGCCTCCGCCCGCCGCCGGAGCTCCGCCACCGCCGCCGCCGGATCGCCGCCGCCGAACACCGCGCTGCCCGCCACGAAGGCCCGAGCACCCGCTCGCACCAACTCGGCCACGTTGTCGGGACCGACGCCGCCGTCCACCTGGATCACCGGCGACGCTCCGCGCTCCCGCAGCAGTCGGGCGAGCCGCGCGACCTTCGCCACCGACTCGGGAATGAACTTCTGGCCCGAGAACCCCGGATCGACCGACATCACGAGGATGCGGTCGACGTGATCGACGAGTTCCTCCAGCGCGGCCAGCGGCGTGCCGGGATTGATCGCCACCCCTGCGCGGGCC
This Acidobacteriota bacterium DNA region includes the following protein-coding sequences:
- the rpe gene encoding ribulose-phosphate 3-epimerase, encoding MIEIGPSILAADFARLGEEVEAAARGGAGAVHVDVMDGHFVPNLTIGLPVVRSLARVTSLPLDCHLMIEEPERWAARYAEAGAAIVTVHVEAARHVHRALAAIRECGARAGVAINPGTPLAALEELVDHVDRILVMSVDPGFSGQKFIPESVAKVARLARLLRERGASPVIQVDGGVGPDNVAELVRAGARAFVAGSAVFGGGDPAAAVAELRRRAEAAL